A genomic segment from Montipora foliosa isolate CH-2021 chromosome 9, ASM3666993v2, whole genome shotgun sequence encodes:
- the LOC137971637 gene encoding tigger transposable element-derived protein 6-like, with translation MARSKNIPVLGPMLQAKAVAVAEQMQLENFKASNGWLEKFKTRYKIKGMTVSAELGEVREETVESWKERLPQILAGYSPEDILTINETGKFYCALPNKSLSEAAKQCRGGKQSKERVTCAFFVNAAGGKEKPIVIGKSANLRCF, from the coding sequence ATGGCTAGAAGTAAGAACATTCCTGTTTTGGGTCCCATGCTACAGGCAAAAGCCGTTGCTGTGGCTGAGCAAATgcaactggaaaattttaaagCTTCAAATGGATGGCTGGAGAAATTTAAGACCCGATACAAAATCAAGGGCATGACAGTGAGTGCTGAATTGGGAGAAGTTCGCGAGGAAACAGTTGAGTCATGGAAAGAGCGTTTGCCTCAGATACTCGCAGGGTATAGCCCTGAGGACATTTTAACCATAAACGAAACGGGGAAATTTTATTGCGCATTACCAAACAAGTCTCTTTCCGAGGCAGCAAAGCAGTGCAGAGGTGGCAAACAGTCCAAGGAGAGAGTAACATGTGCCTTCTTTGTAAATGCCGCAGGAGGTAAAGAAAAACCAATAGTAATTGGTAAGTCAGCAAATCTCCGTTGTTTCTGA